The sequence GTAATAGCCGCCTAGATCAGACCAATGCCTATGGCACGGGTGGACAGAAAGAAATTACTATTCAGCCTGCCATTGATTATGTAGTCAACAGCAGAATAAATGTGAAACTATTCTTTGATCAACGAAGAGTGACTCCTTATATTTCTACTTCTGCACCTATTACCAATACACGTGCTGGTATTAATGTGCGGATTTCATTGGCGCAATAATATTGCCTTGGCGATAGCGATACTTGTATAGGAAATATGTTGGAATAGCAATGAAAAATTAGATTAAAATAAAAGGGTCAACAGTTTATTACTGCCGACCCTTGCTTTTTCAAGCTTATTTAACTGTGCTAGTTTTTCCGAAAAGCCCATTTGCCAATTTCTTTCCAGCCTACTTTTTTACCGTACATTAAAATACCGGTTCGGTAAACTTTACCACTCAACCAGGTGGTTAGCAAGAAGCTTCCAATTAGTGTTGCCATACTTGCTATTAATTGCCAGTAAGGAACGGTACCTGGAACGCCATACGCTATTCGGGCCATCATTACCATTGGAGAACTGAATGGAATGATACTAGCCCAGGTAGCCATACTGGTGCTGGGATCTTCTACCGCACGGCTCATGATAATGAAAGAGAAAATGATTGGCATGGTAATGGGCAACATCAAACTTTGTGCATCCTGTGGATCCTCGTTTACCACAGAACCTACTGCTGCAAACAGAGAAGCATAAAACAGATATCCTCCCAGGAAATAGAAGATAAAGCAACCAATAATTAACGGCCAGTTGGCTGTGCTCATGGTATTCTGGAACTTGTAAATATTCTGTGCGGTTTCACTTGCCTGTGCCATGGAAGCACCTGGTCCCATTTGAGCGTTTGCTTTTTGCAGTTCTGCAACCTGTTGTAAAACATCCTGAGGAATAAAGAACTGGGAAGCAGCAATGAATCCGAATATTAAAAGAATCCAAACAAAAAATTGAGTTAGGCCTACTGCTCCTATGCCAATGATCTTGCCCATCATTAACTGGAATGGTTTAGCGCTACTAATCATCACTTCCGCAATACGATTGGTTTTTTCTTCCATTACACCGCGCATTACCATTGCTCCGTAGATGAACATGGTAATATAGATCAACATACCAGAGCCAAATCCAATACCGTAGGAGAGGGCAGCACTACTTTCTTTTACCGTATCGCCAGTTTCTTCCAGCGATTTCATTTCTGCAAACTGAGATGAGGTTTTAATGGAGTCAAGGCGTGCACGATCAATTCCTGCATCCTGCAACATCTGATCTTCTATGGCATCGTTGATTCTGTCTTCAATTTTAGATTGAAGCATCAGTCCGATTCTTTTTTTGGAACGGATAATATAAGTGGTTTTGTTGGTGCCTTCAAACTTAGGAATCAGAATAATATCTGTATAACCCTTGCTCACATAGTTGGAAGTGTCAACATTCGCAGGAAACTCAAATTTTATATCACTGGCATCTCTTAAATTGCCCTTAAAAAATCC is a genomic window of Sediminibacterium sp. TEGAF015 containing:
- a CDS encoding ABC transporter permease; this translates as MNKILIIIQREYLSRVMNKRFLLTTILTPLIMVGFIAGAALLSSTGKENHKIAVIDANGFFKGNLRDASDIKFEFPANVDTSNYVSKGYTDIILIPKFEGTNKTTYIIRSKKRIGLMLQSKIEDRINDAIEDQMLQDAGIDRARLDSIKTSSQFAEMKSLEETGDTVKESSAALSYGIGFGSGMLIYITMFIYGAMVMRGVMEEKTNRIAEVMISSAKPFQLMMGKIIGIGAVGLTQFFVWILLIFGFIAASQFFIPQDVLQQVAELQKANAQMGPGASMAQASETAQNIYKFQNTMSTANWPLIIGCFIFYFLGGYLFYASLFAAVGSVVNEDPQDAQSLMLPITMPIIFSFIIMSRAVEDPSTSMATWASIIPFSSPMVMMARIAYGVPGTVPYWQLIASMATLIGSFLLTTWLSGKVYRTGILMYGKKVGWKEIGKWAFRKN